GGTTGCGCACCACAGGGCTTTTCAATCCCGCTGCAATTAAAGTAGCGCCGTGAGTCGGAAATCGACGCAGTTCCTGCAGGATACAATCGAGGCAGGAATGCTGCACAAATTCCGGACCGATGCCGAGCGTATCGGCTGCGCCACTGGCGATCTGCTTAAGATCCAGAACCTGTTCCGCGAAATCCACTACTTGTGAGATATGCGTTTCATCACAGGCCAGCATAACATGGAACCAGCGACCAGAATCGTGAGACTGTGCCTGGAGACGTTTCCAGTGATAATCCCAGGTCGGCAATTCGAGCACGCGGGCAACCTGATCGGCTTCATAAAATTCCTGATCATTAGGACTCTTAAGCGATGTTCGAACACGGTCCGGCCACTCAGGTCGTTCCAGAATCTCATTGCAAATCGCCAAGAGTTCTTCGCGACGCTGCGCTGTCCAGCCTCGTTCCGAACGCGATTCCCAGTCAGCTTCCTCATTTTTCAAAAACTGCTGGATCGAACGCACGTGCAGAAAATCAGTCAATGTCTCGGCAGTCAGATTGATGTGATTCAAAAACAAATCGACCACAATCGCGCCGTCGTCATAGTCGTCCATATCTTCCGCGGGACCACCGTTGATCAGCGCTTCAATGAGTTCCCCCGCCGAAGTGAGCAGTTCACGATCTACGTGCGACTCACTCAGCGCAGACAGCAACCCGCCTGTGGTGGCGCAGGTGAAGGCCAGGTATTCATATAAAACGGAGTTGCGGTAGCCTTCGCGAAGCAGCCAGTTTCTGATTTCGCTGTTTTCGGTTTCTGCCAACCGTTCTACGACGTGAATGCGTCCCCAGCCATCGACGTTGCGTGCCAGTTCCCACAAGGCTAAATCAGGGTCTTCGGCAGTGTTCGCCAGCGCGACCGCGCAATAAAGTGTGAACTCATCGTGTCGCCCCAGCGTTTGAAACAAAGGCGTATTTTCAGCAACCTGATAGAGTCCGAGAATCGCAATACCGAATTTGACCGTTTCGCGATCCGGCGCTTCTGTCATGAACGAATAAGCCAGTTCGTAAAGTCGCTCATGATTGAGTTTCTGCTCGTCCAACAGACTCACGATCACCGCATCAATCATCGAAACAATGCTCTCATCGAGAATGTGCTGATATAACGCATATTTATTGGCGGCAGTCGGCTGATCACAATAGCTCAGCAGCAGTGATATTGTTTTTTGAACCTGCTCCTGAGCGTTGCCGTTTCCGCCATGATGCGTCATCACGCCATCCAGAGCACCGGCGGCCCACCGGAGTTCTGATCCCGTGTTGATGCGTGTTTCGTCGGGTAGTTCGTAACCGTCTTCGGTTAAGCCGGTCTGGCCCGGTTTAATGTGCGCGCAGATGTGCTCATAGATAGAAGGTCGTGCATCCCACGGCATGGTCTCAGGCGTGTCGCCCGATTCAAAGTCTTTTTTCCCAAACAATTGATTGAAGAATCCCATCCTCTCTGGTTCGTCCTCTTGAAATCCACACTCATCACTGATACCAGCGTCTTTTAGATTAACGCAACATTGGGTTCATGACACAAAGGAAATCAGATGGTTCATGGAAAATTCATCATTAAATTGAATGATCTGAATTCCAGGCGCGCAGCGGGATGGAGTGGCTGTTACAAAGAGTCCTCTAATGAGGAGTGTTCGACAGAAGAGGTGAGAAAATTCTTCTCATCGCGGTTTCTGTGATTGATCAGACGCTGGCCATACTGGGAGAGGGCCAATCTTCTTTGAGAATTGCCTTTTCCAGATCAGCGGCAATCAGTGGTTTTGAGAAGAAATAACCTTGTCCGTGCCGACAACCCAGTGCCTGCAGCAAAGCCAGTTGTTCTGCGTTTTCAATGCCTTCGGCGATCACTTCCAGTCCCAGTTTTTCAGCCAGAATGATCAACGCTTCGATCAACATCACTTCCCGGTCACGATCCGATTTTTTGACGAACTCACGATCCAGTTTTAAAACATCAATCGGAAAATCACACAAACAAGACAGAGAAGAATATCCCGTCCCAAAGTCATCCACGTCGATATTCACACCCAGTTTTTTCAGTTCATTCAACGTGGTCACCGAAATTTCACGATCGTGCATAATGATGCTTTCGGTGACTTCTAGATGAAGACACTCGGGTGGAATTTCGTACTTTCGCAATACGTTTTTCACGACAGTCACTAATGTCGGATGTTCCAGCTGTTTGCGCGATACATTCACATGCAGATTAGCCGGGGCAAGTGGCCCCAGAGTCTTACGCCATTGGTTGAGCTGGCGGCAGGCTTCGTTTAATACAAAATTACCGACGGGAATAATCAGGTCCATCTCTTCTGCAATTGAAATGAATTCATCTGGCGGGATCATACCACTCTCGGGATGGAACCAGCGAATCAGCGCTTCAACGCCTCGGAATTCTCCCGATTCCAATTCGACGATCGGCTGATAAAAGAGCGTTAACTCATCTCGGTAGATGACATCGCGCAGTTCATTTTCAATATAAAGCCGCTTCTGTGCTTTATCGCGTAGCACCTGATCAAAAACAATCGGGCAATCCACTTTCGCCGCTTTCGCTTCATACATGGCCAGATCGGCGTTACTGAGCATCTCGCTCGCCGTATCCGCAAGATGTTCGCTGGTGACGATCCCGATGCTGGCACTGGAGTAGATTGTATACCCGCCCAGTTGATAGGGAATCGCTAAATCTTTCTGAAGTCGTTCAGCAACGTGAACTGCATCTTCTGGTGCCGACAAATTGTCCAGCAGCACAACGAACTCGTCTCCCCCCATGCGGGCAGCCTGAATCGAATCTGTCGAACGGACCGCTTTTCTTAAACGGTCGGCGATGGCTTCCAGAAGTTTGTCACCCACATCGTGTCCCAGGCTGTCATTGATGAGTTTGAACCGGTTGAAGTCCATGAACAGCAGGGCAAAATGGTTGGTTTTTTTCCGATTTATGACGGTCTGAATGGATTGCAGAATCGCGGCCCGGTTCGGCAGACCGGTTAAAGCATCACGGTGCGCAAGCTGATGCAAACTGTCGAGCAGCCGTCTTTGTTCGCTGATATCAATTCGTAGTGCCAGATAGCCCGTGATCTTTCCCTGCTCATTGAGCATGGGAACGATCGTGGTATCGACCCAGTAGAAAGTTCCGTCCTTGGCTCTGTTACAGATTTCGCCCCGCCAGGTTTTTCCACGACCGATCTGGCGATACATCTCGCGAAAGAACTCTTGAGAATGGTAGCCCGAACGTAGAATGCGGTGATCGGCACCGACGAGTTCCTCGCGGCTGTATCCCGATATCTCGCAGAAGTTTTCGTTAGCCTCGAGAATCGTCCCCCGAACATCAGTGATCGCGACGATTCCGGCTTCGTCGACGGCGTCGCGAAATGCTTTCAAATATGTTAGTTCGGATTGAATCTCAGCCACTGTTCTATTCCTCGTTGATGGAATCGCCTCGTTGTCTCTATCTCTTCTGCCTACCTCTCAGTAAATTTGCGAGCGCACCATGTAGTCACCTGTCACCTAGTGTGTTTGCAATCCTGGCGTCAAGAGTGCGCTGAAAGCTTAGATCACACAGGTGCCAACCAAGCTGATTAACCCACAAAAAACGGGTTTCGCCTCAAACCCGGGTCACGTTGTACGGGTTCTGAGTGTTTTACGACCGAATCAGGCCGAAATGGCGACTCTACCCGTGGCGGAAATATT
This genomic interval from Gimesia alba contains the following:
- a CDS encoding limonene hydroxylase, yielding MGFFNQLFGKKDFESGDTPETMPWDARPSIYEHICAHIKPGQTGLTEDGYELPDETRINTGSELRWAAGALDGVMTHHGGNGNAQEQVQKTISLLLSYCDQPTAANKYALYQHILDESIVSMIDAVIVSLLDEQKLNHERLYELAYSFMTEAPDRETVKFGIAILGLYQVAENTPLFQTLGRHDEFTLYCAVALANTAEDPDLALWELARNVDGWGRIHVVERLAETENSEIRNWLLREGYRNSVLYEYLAFTCATTGGLLSALSESHVDRELLTSAGELIEALINGGPAEDMDDYDDGAIVVDLFLNHINLTAETLTDFLHVRSIQQFLKNEEADWESRSERGWTAQRREELLAICNEILERPEWPDRVRTSLKSPNDQEFYEADQVARVLELPTWDYHWKRLQAQSHDSGRWFHVMLACDETHISQVVDFAEQVLDLKQIASGAADTLGIGPEFVQHSCLDCILQELRRFPTHGATLIAAGLKSPVVRNRNMAVAALATWGEVASTFEPLKLAVEVEPSESLRHNMQKILKGEPLEE
- a CDS encoding putative bifunctional diguanylate cyclase/phosphodiesterase — translated: MAEIQSELTYLKAFRDAVDEAGIVAITDVRGTILEANENFCEISGYSREELVGADHRILRSGYHSQEFFREMYRQIGRGKTWRGEICNRAKDGTFYWVDTTIVPMLNEQGKITGYLALRIDISEQRRLLDSLHQLAHRDALTGLPNRAAILQSIQTVINRKKTNHFALLFMDFNRFKLINDSLGHDVGDKLLEAIADRLRKAVRSTDSIQAARMGGDEFVVLLDNLSAPEDAVHVAERLQKDLAIPYQLGGYTIYSSASIGIVTSEHLADTASEMLSNADLAMYEAKAAKVDCPIVFDQVLRDKAQKRLYIENELRDVIYRDELTLFYQPIVELESGEFRGVEALIRWFHPESGMIPPDEFISIAEEMDLIIPVGNFVLNEACRQLNQWRKTLGPLAPANLHVNVSRKQLEHPTLVTVVKNVLRKYEIPPECLHLEVTESIIMHDREISVTTLNELKKLGVNIDVDDFGTGYSSLSCLCDFPIDVLKLDREFVKKSDRDREVMLIEALIILAEKLGLEVIAEGIENAEQLALLQALGCRHGQGYFFSKPLIAADLEKAILKEDWPSPSMASV